From a single Hippopotamus amphibius kiboko isolate mHipAmp2 chromosome X, mHipAmp2.hap2, whole genome shotgun sequence genomic region:
- the LOC130841899 gene encoding transcription factor-like 5 protein, with translation MSGPGPREPPQAGGPEGPEGTDAALDEAGLSFTTADLSLVEMTEMEYTQLQHILYSHMEAEAAAEAAAADGELETRLSSAFLAAAAPGDFAAAAAGGAPPVYPVLCPPALADGGFAGTSPCLGAVDVQELHSMLLSEAGAAPAAERTPGANGPGPGAPRPRAPEGAGKENAEGAPEARAKPAVRDCLEDRFNSIPAEPPPGPRGAAPPEPGVALSNLVTLIGHPSELMNVPLHQQQNKCTTLGKNKTAAATTALQFTYPLFTTSACSTSGSSHLSQTQSSSNSCSILEAAKHQDIGLPRAFSFCYQQETESTKQTLGGRNKALPEQVWIKVGEEALCKQAINKRNRSRICQLDTHIERRALGEIQNVGEASTAAQGAWPSAELSQATLGEQMQSGPQGGRSQPRERHNHMERDRRRRIRISCDELNLLVPFCNAETDKATTLRWTTAFLKYIQERHGDSLKKEFESVFCSKTGRRLKLTTPDSVVTCPTQESLQSSLATEIE, from the coding sequence ATGTCGGGCCCCGGGCCGCGGGAGCCGCCGCAGGCGGGCGGGCCGGAGGGCCCCGAGGGCACGGACGCGGCGCTGGACGAGGCGGGGCTGAGCTTCACGACGGCCGACCTGAGCCTGGTGGAGATGACGGAGATGGAGTACACGCAGCTGCAGCACATCCTCTACTCGCACATGGAGGCGGAGGCGGcagcggaggcggcggcggccgacGGCGAGCTCGAGACGCGCCTCAGCTCGGCCTtcctggcggcggcggcgccggggGACTtcgcggcggcggcagcgggggGCGCGCCACCCGTGTACCCCGTGCTGTGCCCCCCCGCGCTGGCCGACGGCGGCTTCGCGGGCACCAGCCCGTGCCTGGGCGCCGTCGACGTGCAGGAGCTGCACAGCATGCTGCTGAGTGAGGCGGGCGCGGCCCCCGCCGCGGAGCGGACGCCGGGCGCTAACGGCCCGGGCCCCGGCGCGCCCCGGCCCCGGGCGCCCGAGGGCGCTGGCAAGGAGAACGCGGAGGGCGCGCCCGAGGCGCGGGCCAAGCCGGCCGTGCGCGACTGCCTGGAGGACCGCTTCAACAGCATCCCCGCCGagcccccgcccggcccgcgcGGCGCGGCGCCCCCGGAACCCGGCGTGGCGCTCAGCAATTTGGTAACTCTTATTGGCCATCCATCCGAGTTAATGAATGTGCCTCTTCATCAGCAGCAAAACAAATGTACAAcattagggaaaaacaaaactgcTGCTGCAACAACCGCTTTGCAGTTTACATACCCTCTGTTCACTACCAGTGCTTGCTCTACTAGTGGAAGTTCTCATCTTTCCCAAACACAGAGTTCTAGTAACTCATGTTCTATACTCGAAGCTGCCAAGCATCAGGATATTGGATTGCCGAgagcattttctttctgttatcaGCAAGAAACTGAATCCACTAAACAGACTTTGGGTGGTAGAAACAAAGCTTTGCCGGAGCAGGTTTGGATTAAAGTCGGGGAAGAAGCGCTATGTAAACAAGCAATAAATAAGAGGAATCGGAGTAGGATATGTCAGTTGGACACGCACATAGAGCGAAGAGCCCTTGGAGAGATTCAGAACGTGGGCGAAGCCTCCACAGCGGCGCAGGGTGCTTGGCCGTCGGCGGAGCTGTCCCAGGCCACCCTCGGGGAGCAGATGCAGAGCGGGCCCCAGGGAGGCAGGTCCCAGCCCAGGGAGAGGCACAACCACATGGAGAGAGATAGAAGGCGCAGAATCCGCATCTCTTGTGACGAGTTGAATCTTTTAGTCCCGTTCTGCAACGCCGAGACCGATAAGGCAACGACCCTGCGGTGGACCACGGCCTTCCTGAAGTATATTCAGGAGAGACATGGAGATTCTCTTAAAAAGGAATTCGAGAGTGTATTTTGCAGTAAAACTGGCAGAAGGCTAAAGCTGACCACACCAGACTCCGTGGTGACGTGTCCCACACAGGAGAGTCTACAGAGTAGCCTGGCTACGGAGATCGAGTGA